The genomic DNA CCCCCGCGAGCCGGGCGGCGGCGTGCAGCGCCTCGCGGAGCCTGGTGCCCTCGTACCCGGTGCCGAACAGGTCGGCCCGGGTCATCGCAACTCCTTCCGGAAGTGGGTCTCGCCGTCCTCGATGTACCCGCGGCCCCGGTAGAGGCTCTCGGCCGCCGGGGTCGACGCCAGCGCGACGGTGCGCGCTCCCCTACCCCGCAGCCACTCCTCCGCCGCCGCGGTCAGCCGCCCGGCGAGGCCGCGGCCCCGCGCCGCCGGCGCGACGAAGACGCCCTGGATCCAGCCGGATCGGCCCGTCGGGGCCGCGGGTCCCGCGAGGTGCCGGTCCACGATCGCCGTGAGCGTCCCCACCACGGCGTCGTCGACCGTGGCCACCAGCGTGCGGGTGTCGGCGTGCACGCCCCGGAGCTCGTCGTCGAGCTGGGCGCGGTAGTGCGGCCGCCAGTCCTCGGCGCCGGCCGCCCAGTGCGCGTCCGGGTCGGACGCGAACAGTTGCTCCCGCAGCCCGACGACGGCGT from Tsukamurella paurometabola includes the following:
- a CDS encoding GNAT family N-acetyltransferase, yielding MSTAGLLAVRALAPGDADAVVGLREQLFASDPDAHWAAGAEDWRPHYRAQLDDELRGVHADTRTLVATVDDAVVGTLTAIVDRHLAGPAAPTGRSGWIQGVFVAPAARGRGLAGRLTAAAEEWLRGRGARTVALASTPAAESLYRGRGYIEDGETHFRKELR